From a single Sphingobium sp. genomic region:
- a CDS encoding substrate-binding domain-containing protein: MRKWGYIVMASVAALAVSACGGNTGEGTRDFIRVVGSSTVSPFAEIIAEAATKAEGGIKSPVIESTGTGAGMKLFCAGIGSQHPDITMASRRMKKSEFEECQKSGVTDIIEVQIGLDGIAFAEANAGPKMALTPTDVYKALAANPFGKPQTAKNWSDVNPALPAIPILVYGPPSTSGTRDALSELILTKGCDTDPAMKALKDSDKDKHKEVCTKVRTDGAYVDQGENDNLIVQKIAANPKSIGVFGFSFLEENSDKIKAVPMSGVMPTFATVADFSYPGARPLYLYVKAAHVKAIKGIDSFLNQFVTSWGPDGALQQKGMVVAPEDVRTKNAEVVKKMTLMETSELK, translated from the coding sequence ATGCGCAAATGGGGTTATATCGTAATGGCATCGGTCGCGGCGCTAGCCGTGTCGGCTTGCGGCGGAAATACTGGCGAGGGAACGCGCGATTTCATCCGCGTTGTCGGCTCGTCAACCGTTTCGCCTTTCGCAGAAATCATCGCCGAAGCAGCGACCAAGGCCGAAGGTGGAATTAAATCACCTGTGATCGAATCGACGGGAACCGGCGCCGGCATGAAATTGTTCTGCGCAGGCATCGGTTCGCAGCACCCCGATATCACCATGGCTTCGCGTCGCATGAAGAAATCGGAGTTCGAGGAGTGCCAGAAAAGCGGCGTCACCGACATCATCGAAGTCCAGATCGGCCTGGACGGGATCGCCTTTGCTGAAGCCAATGCCGGTCCGAAAATGGCACTGACACCGACCGACGTTTACAAGGCCCTCGCCGCCAATCCGTTCGGCAAGCCGCAGACCGCAAAGAACTGGAGCGACGTGAATCCCGCTCTGCCGGCAATTCCGATCCTCGTTTACGGTCCGCCGTCGACCTCTGGCACGCGTGACGCGCTGTCAGAACTCATCCTGACGAAGGGCTGCGATACCGACCCTGCAATGAAGGCGCTGAAGGACAGCGACAAGGACAAGCATAAGGAAGTCTGCACCAAGGTGCGCACGGACGGTGCCTATGTCGACCAAGGCGAAAATGACAATCTGATCGTCCAGAAAATCGCTGCCAACCCGAAGTCAATCGGCGTGTTCGGTTTCTCATTCCTTGAAGAAAACAGCGACAAGATCAAGGCTGTGCCGATGTCAGGCGTGATGCCGACCTTTGCGACCGTTGCCGATTTCTCCTACCCCGGTGCGCGCCCGCTTTACCTTTATGTGAAGGCAGCGCATGTGAAGGCGATCAAGGGCATCGATTCGTTCTTGAACCAGTTCGTCACATCTTGGGGTCCAGATGGCGCGCTTCAGCAAAAGGGCATGGTTGTTGCTCCTGAAGACGTCCGCACCAAGAATGCCGAGGTGGTCAAGAAGATGACCCTTATGGAAACATCGGAACTGAAATAA
- a CDS encoding ATP-binding protein: MANDPLKYLALIELPILLVIDERVHFANSAAQALLGSHIEQQDIRIALRDPEALRLIKTGQSGNVRLVGLSVKGSVWEMRYSMLNDKVGLITLQDQSVQVSVARAHADFVANASHELRTPLAAIRGYVETLLDPKAGDDPQTRHQFLTTIKREAARMEALVSDLMSLSRIEAIRHEIPSTEVDIVALCREVLAEQTRNPAFTLETDNSKVLVAGDAPQLAQAIRNLVDNAEKYGTTEKAAMIRIEATDHGWVSIAIEDHGEGIAPEHLPRLTERFYRADAGRSRAAGGTGLGLAIVKHIVERHRGRFDIKSRIGEGTTATIMLPQLIQD, translated from the coding sequence ATGGCTAACGACCCTTTAAAATATCTCGCCCTGATCGAATTGCCGATTCTGCTTGTGATTGACGAAAGGGTGCATTTTGCCAACAGCGCTGCACAAGCCCTCCTTGGCAGCCATATCGAGCAGCAGGATATTCGCATCGCCTTGCGCGATCCGGAGGCACTGCGACTCATCAAGACCGGGCAGAGCGGCAACGTCCGACTGGTAGGTCTTTCCGTAAAGGGTAGCGTCTGGGAAATGCGCTACAGCATGCTCAACGATAAAGTCGGGCTGATAACCCTGCAGGACCAGTCGGTTCAGGTAAGCGTCGCGCGCGCGCACGCTGATTTCGTTGCAAATGCGAGCCATGAACTGCGAACGCCGCTTGCCGCCATTCGCGGATATGTCGAAACGCTACTTGATCCGAAAGCCGGCGACGATCCGCAAACACGCCACCAATTCCTGACGACCATCAAGCGTGAGGCAGCGCGGATGGAAGCGCTTGTTTCCGACCTGATGTCGCTGTCGCGGATCGAAGCCATCCGCCATGAAATACCATCAACCGAAGTTGATATTGTGGCACTGTGCCGCGAAGTGTTGGCAGAACAAACACGCAATCCGGCATTCACGCTGGAAACCGACAATAGCAAGGTATTGGTTGCAGGTGACGCGCCGCAATTGGCCCAAGCGATCCGCAATCTCGTCGACAATGCAGAAAAATATGGCACGACAGAAAAGGCAGCAATGATCCGGATCGAGGCCACCGATCATGGCTGGGTCAGCATCGCTATCGAAGATCATGGCGAAGGCATAGCGCCCGAACATCTGCCAAGACTGACAGAGCGCTTTTACCGTGCCGACGCCGGGCGTAGCCGCGCTGCGGGGGGTACTGGTCTGGGCCTTGCCATCGTCAAGCACATTGTCGAACGGCACCGTGGCCGCTTTGATATCAAGAGCAGGATTGGCGAAGGAACCACGGCTACAATCATGCTGCCGCAACTGATTCAGGATTGA
- a CDS encoding PilZ domain-containing protein — protein sequence MDTSDTINPALLRPESVALEDRCAPRIKIRIPALLRPSGSTGFAVVVTDLSVAGFQCEALTGMPPGARCWLALPGLSPIEAQLVWNNSGGVGCAFASLLNVAVVDSIMRRFAFS from the coding sequence ATGGATACCAGCGACACCATTAATCCAGCCTTGCTGCGCCCCGAAAGCGTTGCACTCGAAGATCGCTGCGCTCCGCGCATTAAGATTCGAATTCCTGCTCTGCTGCGTCCGTCGGGCAGCACCGGCTTTGCGGTTGTCGTCACCGACCTGTCGGTCGCCGGTTTTCAGTGCGAGGCACTGACAGGAATGCCGCCGGGAGCCCGCTGCTGGCTGGCCTTGCCCGGGCTGTCACCAATTGAGGCGCAACTGGTCTGGAACAATAGCGGGGGAGTCGGCTGCGCTTTTGCAAGCCTCCTTAATGTTGCAGTTGTCGATTCGATAATGCGGCGCTTCGCCTTTTCCTGA
- the ribB gene encoding 3,4-dihydroxy-2-butanone-4-phosphate synthase: MSSQLIDKLRRLVNEGGLSRSGLARAAGLHANTLRDLDAPDWNPTADTLRKLESYLFSNDDTPALVPIEEIIEEARNGRMYILVDDEDRENEGDLIIPAQMATPDAINFMATHGRGLICLAMTRSRCNQLGLAPMTSENRESMETAFTVSIEAKEGVTTGISAADRARTISVAVDASKGPADIVSPGHVFPLTARDGGVLVRAGHTEAAVDISRLAGLNPSGVICEIMKDDGTMARMDDLVAFARLHQLKMGTIRDLIEYRRRNDHLVECVSEAPFRSDYGGDWVAKSYRNKIDGSVNIVLQKGRVIADEPTLVRMHGISIFSDVLGAPGPRKRILQRAMEEIGKVGAGAIVLLMPHNPESLTAEVGGSGGRRPDMDLRAYGIGAQILADLGIHDMILLTNAHRNVVGLDGYGIRVVGERPIPE, from the coding sequence ATGTCCAGTCAGTTAATTGATAAGCTTCGCCGCCTTGTAAATGAAGGTGGTTTGTCCCGTTCGGGTCTTGCGCGTGCCGCAGGCCTGCATGCCAATACATTGCGTGATCTTGATGCGCCTGATTGGAATCCTACGGCGGATACGCTGCGTAAGCTGGAGAGCTATCTTTTCTCGAATGATGACACGCCGGCGCTGGTGCCGATCGAGGAAATCATCGAGGAAGCCCGCAACGGGCGCATGTATATTCTTGTCGATGACGAGGACCGGGAGAATGAGGGCGACCTTATCATTCCGGCGCAAATGGCGACGCCCGATGCAATCAATTTCATGGCAACGCATGGCCGAGGCCTCATCTGCCTTGCAATGACCAGATCGCGTTGCAATCAACTAGGCCTTGCACCCATGACCAGCGAAAATCGCGAAAGCATGGAAACGGCTTTCACCGTCTCGATCGAGGCGAAAGAAGGGGTAACCACCGGAATCAGTGCTGCTGATCGCGCGCGGACCATTTCGGTCGCGGTCGACGCTTCCAAGGGGCCTGCCGATATTGTCTCGCCCGGCCATGTCTTTCCGCTAACTGCCCGCGATGGCGGCGTGCTGGTGCGGGCAGGCCACACCGAGGCGGCGGTCGACATCAGCCGCCTCGCCGGCCTTAATCCCTCAGGCGTGATCTGCGAAATCATGAAGGATGATGGTACGATGGCCCGGATGGACGACCTTGTCGCCTTTGCCCGGCTGCACCAGCTGAAGATGGGTACAATCCGCGACCTCATCGAATATCGTCGGCGCAACGATCATCTGGTTGAATGTGTTTCCGAAGCGCCGTTCCGTTCGGATTATGGCGGCGATTGGGTGGCGAAAAGCTATCGCAACAAGATCGACGGCAGCGTCAATATCGTGCTGCAAAAGGGACGCGTCATCGCCGACGAACCGACACTGGTACGCATGCACGGCATTTCTATATTTTCCGACGTGCTTGGTGCGCCTGGTCCGCGCAAGCGCATCCTGCAGCGTGCGATGGAGGAAATCGGCAAGGTCGGTGCTGGAGCGATCGTGTTGCTGATGCCGCATAATCCTGAAAGCCTGACCGCTGAAGTGGGCGGATCAGGCGGACGTCGTCCTGACATGGACCTGAGGGCCTATGGCATTGGCGCGCAGATCCTTGCCGATCTTGGCATTCACGACATGATCCTCCTCACAAATGCACACCGTAATGTTGTCGGCCTTGATGGCTATGGCATTCGCGTCGTGGGCGAACGGCCGATACCGGAGTAA
- the ribH gene encoding 6,7-dimethyl-8-ribityllumazine synthase — MAKFLIVEARFYDHLNDMLVAGAHAALKAAGHEVDVVTVPGALEIPSAIVLADQSDMYDGYVAIGVVIRGETYHFEIVAGESARGIMALTMDGLAIGNGILTVENEQQALVRADPTQRDKGGEAAKAAIALLDLRSRFS; from the coding sequence ATGGCAAAATTTCTCATCGTAGAAGCACGATTTTACGATCATCTCAATGACATGCTGGTCGCGGGTGCACATGCTGCGCTGAAAGCTGCCGGGCATGAGGTCGATGTCGTCACCGTTCCAGGCGCGCTTGAAATTCCCAGTGCAATCGTGCTGGCCGATCAGAGCGACATGTATGACGGTTATGTCGCGATTGGCGTCGTCATCCGCGGCGAAACCTATCATTTCGAAATCGTTGCCGGCGAAAGCGCGCGCGGTATCATGGCGCTGACGATGGACGGACTCGCGATCGGCAACGGCATTCTCACCGTTGAAAATGAACAGCAGGCTCTCGTCCGCGCTGACCCGACCCAGAGAGATAAGGGCGGGGAAGCGGCGAAGGCTGCAATTGCACTGCTGGACCTGCGCAGCCGTTTCAGCTAG
- a CDS encoding AbgT family transporter, whose protein sequence is MTTQSQASPRQRGFLGFVERAGNLLPEPAMIFVWLILFLMLLSALGQALGWSASLAYTGKESPQWGVLKDGVLTYRATSLFSEENIARLVTEMPKTLTGFAPLGLVMTLILGAAVAERSGLFSALIRASLRNAPRMILTPIVAVIGMVSHHASDAAYVVFIPLAAILYASVGRHPLAGLAAAFAGVSGGFAGNITPGQMDVLLFGFTQEAARIIDPNWTMNPLGNWWFILSIVVVFTPIIWYITDRVVEPRLGTWGAEPDEELKAELARSEVTPAERRGLRAAGVAALLIAGAFAALALWPGYTPLIDETKTGTAQLQPFYAALVAGFFLLFLITGVVFGRAAGTVKDSKDVITMMQEGVRMLAPYLVFVFFAAHFVAMFNWSRLGPIFAIDGALVLQAMNVPAPLLLAGVQFVSSFLDLFIGSAAAKWSAMAPVVVPKFMLLGISPEMTTAAYRMGDSYTNIMTPLMSYFPLILAFARRYDNSLGVGSLLALMLPYALTFMAFGIAMTVGWVYFDLPLGPGAQVYYEPPVAGAR, encoded by the coding sequence ATGACAACACAATCGCAAGCATCTCCCCGCCAGCGCGGTTTCCTCGGCTTTGTCGAGCGCGCGGGCAATCTTCTTCCCGAACCAGCGATGATCTTCGTCTGGTTGATCCTGTTCCTGATGTTGCTGTCGGCACTGGGACAAGCCCTCGGCTGGTCAGCATCGCTTGCCTATACGGGCAAGGAATCACCGCAATGGGGCGTTCTCAAGGACGGGGTTCTCACTTATCGGGCCACCAGCCTCTTTTCTGAAGAGAATATCGCCCGACTTGTGACAGAAATGCCCAAGACACTCACCGGATTTGCGCCCTTGGGGCTGGTGATGACACTGATATTGGGTGCGGCCGTTGCTGAACGATCGGGTCTGTTTTCGGCGCTGATCCGCGCCAGCCTGCGCAATGCCCCGCGCATGATCCTGACCCCCATTGTCGCCGTGATCGGCATGGTTTCGCACCATGCCTCAGATGCGGCTTATGTCGTGTTCATCCCCTTGGCGGCGATCCTTTACGCAAGCGTCGGACGGCACCCGTTGGCTGGCTTGGCCGCCGCTTTTGCAGGCGTGTCTGGCGGTTTTGCCGGCAACATCACGCCGGGGCAAATGGATGTATTGTTATTCGGTTTCACGCAGGAGGCAGCGAGGATCATCGATCCCAACTGGACAATGAACCCGCTTGGCAATTGGTGGTTCATCCTGTCCATCGTTGTCGTCTTCACTCCGATCATTTGGTACATTACCGACCGGGTTGTTGAACCGCGCCTCGGCACCTGGGGTGCAGAGCCCGATGAAGAACTGAAAGCGGAGCTCGCCCGGTCGGAAGTGACGCCGGCTGAACGCCGCGGGTTGCGTGCTGCCGGTGTCGCCGCATTGCTGATAGCAGGGGCCTTTGCCGCACTCGCGCTGTGGCCGGGATACACTCCGCTGATCGACGAGACGAAGACCGGCACGGCGCAGTTGCAGCCCTTTTATGCCGCGCTAGTTGCAGGGTTTTTCCTGCTGTTCCTTATCACAGGTGTCGTATTCGGCCGCGCGGCAGGGACGGTGAAGGATTCGAAAGATGTGATCACGATGATGCAGGAAGGCGTGCGAATGCTCGCGCCCTATCTGGTGTTCGTATTTTTTGCCGCCCATTTCGTCGCAATGTTTAACTGGTCGCGGCTCGGGCCGATCTTTGCGATCGATGGCGCGCTGGTGCTGCAAGCGATGAACGTGCCAGCACCTTTGCTGCTTGCCGGCGTCCAGTTCGTGTCCTCTTTCCTTGACCTTTTCATCGGTTCGGCCGCTGCGAAATGGAGCGCGATGGCACCGGTTGTAGTCCCCAAATTCATGCTGCTGGGCATCAGCCCGGAAATGACGACAGCGGCCTATCGCATGGGGGATAGCTACACCAACATCATGACCCCGCTGATGAGCTATTTCCCGCTTATCCTAGCCTTTGCTCGGCGTTACGATAACTCGCTTGGTGTGGGTTCGCTGCTCGCGTTGATGTTGCCCTATGCGCTGACCTTCATGGCGTTCGGTATCGCGATGACAGTCGGCTGGGTCTATTTTGACTTACCCTTGGGGCCCGGCGCGCAAGTCTATTACGAGCCGCCGGTCGCAGGAGCGCGTTGA
- a CDS encoding carboxyl transferase domain-containing protein, whose amino-acid sequence MTAPVIATAVQPDSAEYKARALHNRALAADLRAKVAAAALGGPEQHRERHIARGKLLPRDRVERLLDPGAPFLEIGQLAANGMYEGDVHGASLITGIGRVSGRTCMILCNDATVKGGTYYPLTVKKHLRAQEIAMENRLPCIYLVDSGGANLPHQAEVFPDREHFGRIFFNQANMSAKAIPQIACVMGSCTAGGAYVPAMSDETVIVKKQGTIFLAGPPLVKAATGEEISAEDLGGGDLHARKSGVVDHLAENDEHALTIVRDIVSHLGANEGFKVEAREPRPPKYDPQELYGIIPEDVRAPYDVHEVIARLVDGSEFHEFKALYGSTLVCGFAHIWGTPVAILANNGVLFSESAQKGTHFIELAQQRKIPLLFLQNISGFMVGGKYEAEGIAKHGAKLVTAVATATVPKITVLIGGSFGAGNYGMCGRAYSPRFLFSWPNARISVMGGEQAASVLATVHRDAASWSPEQAEAFKAPIRQKYEDEGNPYYATARLWDDGVIDPAQTRDVLGLALAATLNAPVEERSFGVFRM is encoded by the coding sequence ATGACCGCACCTGTGATTGCCACCGCTGTCCAGCCCGACAGCGCCGAGTATAAAGCCCGCGCCTTACATAACCGCGCCTTGGCTGCAGATTTGCGTGCCAAAGTGGCCGCGGCCGCGCTTGGTGGGCCGGAACAGCATCGCGAACGCCATATTGCACGCGGAAAGCTGCTGCCGCGAGACCGCGTCGAACGGCTGCTTGATCCCGGCGCGCCTTTCCTTGAAATTGGCCAGCTTGCGGCCAATGGCATGTATGAGGGCGATGTGCATGGGGCGAGCCTGATCACCGGCATAGGCCGCGTATCGGGACGTACCTGTATGATCCTATGCAACGATGCGACGGTTAAGGGCGGCACCTATTATCCGCTAACGGTGAAGAAACATCTCCGTGCTCAGGAAATCGCAATGGAGAACCGGCTGCCGTGCATCTATCTGGTCGATAGCGGCGGGGCCAACTTGCCGCATCAGGCGGAGGTTTTCCCTGATCGGGAGCATTTCGGACGCATCTTTTTCAACCAGGCGAACATGTCGGCAAAGGCAATCCCGCAGATTGCCTGCGTGATGGGCAGTTGCACGGCGGGCGGCGCCTATGTGCCGGCCATGTCGGACGAGACAGTGATCGTGAAGAAGCAGGGCACGATTTTCCTTGCCGGCCCGCCCTTGGTGAAAGCCGCGACGGGGGAGGAGATCAGCGCCGAGGACCTGGGCGGCGGCGATCTGCATGCGCGCAAGTCAGGTGTGGTCGACCATCTGGCCGAGAATGACGAACATGCGCTGACCATTGTGCGCGATATCGTCAGCCATCTGGGTGCGAACGAAGGATTTAAAGTCGAAGCCCGCGAACCACGACCGCCCAAATATGATCCGCAGGAACTCTACGGCATCATCCCCGAAGATGTCCGCGCACCCTATGATGTGCATGAGGTAATCGCGCGGCTCGTCGATGGCAGCGAGTTTCATGAATTCAAGGCGCTTTATGGCAGCACGCTGGTGTGCGGCTTTGCCCATATCTGGGGGACGCCGGTTGCGATCCTTGCCAATAATGGCGTGCTGTTTAGCGAGAGCGCGCAAAAGGGCACGCATTTCATCGAGCTGGCGCAGCAGCGCAAAATCCCTTTGCTGTTCCTGCAGAATATTTCCGGTTTCATGGTCGGTGGCAAATATGAGGCAGAGGGGATAGCCAAGCATGGCGCAAAGCTGGTCACTGCAGTCGCCACCGCGACTGTGCCCAAAATCACCGTGCTGATCGGCGGCAGCTTTGGCGCGGGCAATTATGGCATGTGTGGTCGGGCCTACTCGCCCCGCTTCCTGTTCAGTTGGCCCAACGCCCGCATCAGCGTGATGGGTGGAGAACAGGCCGCGAGCGTGCTGGCGACGGTCCACCGCGATGCCGCAAGCTGGAGCCCCGAACAGGCCGAAGCCTTCAAGGCCCCGATCCGTCAGAAATATGAGGATGAGGGCAATCCCTATTACGCCACCGCGCGGCTGTGGGACGATGGAGTGATCGATCCGGCACAGACAAGGGATGTGCTGGGACTAGCGCTGGCGGCGACGCTGAATGCGCCGGTTGAAGAGCGTAGCTTTGGCGTGTTCAGGATGTAA